The genomic DNA GGTGACGTCGGAGACGATCCGGGTCCACAGTCCGCCGCGGGTTCCGCCGCCGACGGCGACGACCCGGTGGACGTCCGCGCCGGCCGCCCGCATCGCCTCGGCGTTGTGCCGGACGCCGAACGCGGTCGCCTCCAGCGCGGCCCGGTACAGATCGCCGCGCGTGTGCTCCACCGTCAGCCCGGCGATCACGCCGCGGGCGTCCGGGTCGGCGACCGGGGTCCGCTCCCCCGCGAAGTACGGCAGCATGAGCAGCCCCTTCGCGCCGGGCCCCGCGGCCTCCGCCTCGGCGAGGAGCGCGCTGTGCTCGGGGCCGCCGAACAACTCCCGCAGCCAGTCGGTGATCACACCGGAGGTCGCCATGCCGCCCGCGAGGTTGCGCGTGCCGGGCAACGCGCCGACGGTGCTCCAGAGTTGCGGGACCAGCAGGCGTTCGGTCACCGTGTTGATCAGGAACATGGTGCTGCCGTACATGAGCATGAGGTCCCCGGTGCACTGGGCTCCCACGCTCAGCGCCTCCGACCAGGCGTCGATCGTGCCGGTGACGACGGGGACGCCCGCGGGCAGTCCGGTGGTGGCGGCCGCCTCGGCGGTGAGGTGGCCGGCGATGTCCCCCGGCCAGCCGAGCCGCGGCAGTTCGATCCAGGGCGCGATGTGCCGGGCCCAGGGCGCGTACCACTCCTGGGCGACGGAGTCGTAGAGCGGGACGGACTGGCTCGCGGAGTGGTGGTCGAGCACGTACGCCCCGGTGAGCCGGCGCACGAGATACGAACTCGGCATGTACAGCCGGCGGGCGCGGGCGATGACGTCGGGTGCGTGCTCCGCCAGCCAGGCGATCTTGGGACCGACGGCCTGGGTGGAGAGCAGGGACCCGCAGCGTTCCAGGACGGCCTCCCGCCCCAACTCGGCTTCCAGCCGGGCGATCTGCTCCGTCGCACGGGTGTCGACGCCGTACAGGATCGCCGGGTGCAACGGCGTGTCGGCCTCGTCGGTGAGGGCGACACAGGGGCCCATGCCGCTGACGCCGACCGCGGTCACCTCGCTGCCCCGGCCGGTCAGCTCACGGGCGAGGGAGGCGAACTCGTCCCACCACACGCGGGCGTCCAGCTCCACGTGCCCGGGTCGTGGACGGCTGACGGTGTGCGGTCGTACGGCGGTGGCGAGCACCGTTCCGTCCTGGTCGACGAGGACACCCTTGCTGCTGGACGTGCCGATGTCGACTCCGAGCACCGTCCCACGCTCACGCTTGCGCACACCCGGAGCGTAGGCGATCCGCGGCCGGTTCGCCGTGCGGCTTGTCGATGCCCGGCAGCCGCGGGGTGAACACCGGGCCCTCGACCGAAGGGCTCGTGCGCGGAGTTGTTGCCGTTTCCGTACGCCTCCGATCTTGGCGGAGGCGTTTCCTCCGGGACAGGATGCCCGTATGAAGGGTGACCTGTTTTCCAGTGACCACATGGTGGAGCCCGCCGTCGCGCCGGGCATGACCGTGCAGAACGCCAAGTCCATCAAGTACGCCGTGAACGGCGACATGCTCGCGCGGCAGGGGGCGATGATCGCCTATCGCGGGAACCTGCAGTTCGAGCGCAAGGGCCAGGGCGTGGGCGGCATGCTCAAGCGGGCGGTCACCGGCGAGGGGCTGCCGCTCATGACCGTGCGCGGGCAGGGCGAGGCCTGGTTCGCGCACGAGGCGCAGAACTGCTTCGTCGTGGGCATCGAGCCGGGTGACGTGTTCACCGTCAACGGCCGCAATGTCCTGTGCTTCGACTCGACGCTGACGTACGAGATCAAGACGGTGAAGGGCGCGGGGATCAGCGGCGGCGGGCTGTTCAACAGTGTCTTCACCGGGCACGGCAAGCTGGGGCTGATCTGCGAGGGCAACCCCCTGGTGATACCCGTGTCGCAGCAGCAGCCCGTGTACGTGGACACCGACGCGGTGGTGGGCTGGACCGCCCATCTGCACACCTCGCTGCACCGTTCGCAGTCCATCGGGTCGATGCTGCGCGGCGGTTCGGGCGAGGCGGTGCAGCTGAAGCTGGAGGGCGACGGGTACGTCGTCGTACGGCCCAGTGAGGCGACGCCGCAGAAGGTGCAGCAGCACTGACCGGCCGACCGGAAGGGGCCCCGCCGTACGGCGGGGCCCCTGGTGCGTCAGCCTCCGGTGGAGCGTCAGCGTCCGGTGGACGGGGTGTTGGCGGAGGTCACGTTGACCCCGGCCCAGGCCTTGTCGACCGTCTGGTACTCGATGCTGTCGGCGCCGTACATGTCGGTGGCGGCCTTCAGCGTCGCGTTGCGCGCGTCGTGGAAGTCCGTCGTGGAGACCATGTAGCGGGTCAGCGCCCGGTAGAAGATCGCGAGGGCCTTGGCCCGGCCGATGCCGGTGACCGTCGAGCCGTCGGAGGTGGGCGAGTTGTACTTCACCCCGCCGATCGTCTTCCTGCCGCTTCCCTCGGCCAGCAGGTAGAAGGCGTGCGAGGAGACACCGGAGCCGGCGTGGACCTCGGTGTCGTACGTCTCGGGCGACCAGTAGTCGATGGTCCCCTCGAGCTTGTCGCGCGAGGGCTCGTCGAGACGGCGCAGGAACTTCTGGTCCAGGCCGAGCTTCTCGCCGACGAGGTAGTCACCCGCGTCCTTGGAGTTGTTGGTCGCGAACTCCATCCCCGTGCCGAAGATGTCCGCGAGCGACTCGTTCAGCGAGCCCGGCTCACCGAACTGGTTGCCGTCCCGGTCCACGCGGGTGGGTTCGAGGGCGGCGGTGGCGTCGACAACACCGTGGGTCAGCTCGTGGCCGGTGACGTCCAGGACGACCAGCGGCTTCTTGAAGAGGTCGCCGTCCCCGTCCCCGTACAGCATGCAGCCGCAGGCGGAGTCCCAGAAAGCGTTGCCGACCTTGGTGCCGAAGTGAACCATCGCGCGGGCGCCGGTGCTGTTGTTCTTGATGCCCTTGCGCCCGAACGTCTTCTTGTAGAAGTCCAGGGTCTTGGTGACGCCGTACTGGGCGTCGACCGCGGCGCTCTGGCGGCTACTGGTCTTGCCGGTGCCCCACTTGTTGTTCTTGTCGGTGAACTTCTTGCCGCGCGAGAAGGCTTCGAGGTACTGCCCCTTGGCGTCCCGGGTCTCGGTGCCCCAGCGGGTGGAGTCCTTGAGGAGGAAGCTCGTGCGGGCGGTCTGGGTGGTGCTCAGCCCCACCTTGCCGACGAAGAGGGAGGTACCGGTGCCGGAGGCCTTGCGCGGGTAGCTCGCGGCCCCGGAGATGCCCGTCAGAAGCGAGGAGCCGGTGAGCGCGGAGTCGGCGGTGCCGGTCGCGGGGTTCGCCGTCTCGCCCCGCTCGCGCAGGGTCTGGGCCAGCGAGGGCGAGATGAACTCGTCGCTGTCGGGGGTGTTGCTGCGGATGCGGCCGGTGACGGCGTCGACGACGACC from Streptomyces avermitilis MA-4680 = NBRC 14893 includes the following:
- a CDS encoding FGGY-family carbohydrate kinase; this translates as MRKRERGTVLGVDIGTSSSKGVLVDQDGTVLATAVRPHTVSRPRPGHVELDARVWWDEFASLARELTGRGSEVTAVGVSGMGPCVALTDEADTPLHPAILYGVDTRATEQIARLEAELGREAVLERCGSLLSTQAVGPKIAWLAEHAPDVIARARRLYMPSSYLVRRLTGAYVLDHHSASQSVPLYDSVAQEWYAPWARHIAPWIELPRLGWPGDIAGHLTAEAAATTGLPAGVPVVTGTIDAWSEALSVGAQCTGDLMLMYGSTMFLINTVTERLLVPQLWSTVGALPGTRNLAGGMATSGVITDWLRELFGGPEHSALLAEAEAAGPGAKGLLMLPYFAGERTPVADPDARGVIAGLTVEHTRGDLYRAALEATAFGVRHNAEAMRAAGADVHRVVAVGGGTRGGLWTRIVSDVTGLEQEIRTVTLGASYGAAFLAAQAVGDADIDAWNPVREQVAPDARLRPRYDDLYDLYLRLYPATRDIGHALARQQRDIAAS
- a CDS encoding AIM24 family protein, giving the protein MKGDLFSSDHMVEPAVAPGMTVQNAKSIKYAVNGDMLARQGAMIAYRGNLQFERKGQGVGGMLKRAVTGEGLPLMTVRGQGEAWFAHEAQNCFVVGIEPGDVFTVNGRNVLCFDSTLTYEIKTVKGAGISGGGLFNSVFTGHGKLGLICEGNPLVIPVSQQQPVYVDTDAVVGWTAHLHTSLHRSQSIGSMLRGGSGEAVQLKLEGDGYVVVRPSEATPQKVQQH
- a CDS encoding M4 family metallopeptidase; amino-acid sequence: MRRPHIRGVAIAIAVTTAATLPAVPAVADAPALAAAAASSPVDAARAAAFAHASATGVSRGDTLEAKDVLTDPDGKQHVRFVRTHQGLPVLGGDLVVHLTKRSTYLGVTRAADHTVKPAAAGQAKLTPAQAEQKAAAAAQGDATEAALVVDARDGGSALAYQVRVTDSKTTEATGSRTVVVDAVTGRIRSNTPDSDEFISPSLAQTLRERGETANPATGTADSALTGSSLLTGISGAASYPRKASGTGTSLFVGKVGLSTTQTARTSFLLKDSTRWGTETRDAKGQYLEAFSRGKKFTDKNNKWGTGKTSSRQSAAVDAQYGVTKTLDFYKKTFGRKGIKNNSTGARAMVHFGTKVGNAFWDSACGCMLYGDGDGDLFKKPLVVLDVTGHELTHGVVDATAALEPTRVDRDGNQFGEPGSLNESLADIFGTGMEFATNNSKDAGDYLVGEKLGLDQKFLRRLDEPSRDKLEGTIDYWSPETYDTEVHAGSGVSSHAFYLLAEGSGRKTIGGVKYNSPTSDGSTVTGIGRAKALAIFYRALTRYMVSTTDFHDARNATLKAATDMYGADSIEYQTVDKAWAGVNVTSANTPSTGR